A single region of the Mycobacterium avium subsp. avium genome encodes:
- a CDS encoding transglycosylase SLT domain-containing protein → MQAVAALSRGHELFAGAPTRDPLGAPTVRPRTTSPSTLPAAVVARSAALTQRLAQSDDADRVLRTVLAAARADHAHGRAATGTVLDAALADAAPAADTPLGRREAMARMAGRLRTQHRHISRSRRRARLLALRLRRLYYRHRRPAAGSANQPGGRPAVLAAIRKALDIKGIHDPAARARWERGMDLVARRESNYNAGAVNDWDANAARGTPSKGAWQFIEPTFAAYHQRGTSRDIHNLVAQACAFINYAMGRYGVAADASNLADRIQQADPRRSPKGY, encoded by the coding sequence ATGCAAGCGGTCGCGGCGTTGTCGCGCGGCCACGAACTGTTCGCCGGCGCCCCTACCCGCGACCCCCTCGGTGCCCCGACGGTCCGGCCCCGCACCACGTCACCGTCCACGCTGCCGGCCGCCGTTGTCGCCCGGTCGGCTGCCTTGACGCAACGGCTGGCGCAGTCGGACGACGCCGACCGGGTGCTGCGGACCGTCCTGGCGGCGGCGCGGGCCGATCACGCGCACGGCCGGGCGGCGACGGGAACGGTGCTGGACGCCGCGCTGGCCGACGCGGCACCGGCCGCCGATACCCCGCTGGGCCGGCGCGAGGCCATGGCCCGCATGGCGGGGCGGCTGCGCACCCAGCACCGGCACATCAGCCGCTCGCGGCGGCGCGCGCGGCTGCTCGCGCTGCGGCTGCGACGCCTGTACTACCGCCACCGCCGTCCGGCCGCCGGGTCCGCCAACCAGCCGGGCGGACGCCCCGCGGTGCTGGCCGCCATCCGTAAAGCCTTGGATATCAAGGGCATTCACGACCCGGCGGCGCGGGCCCGCTGGGAGCGCGGCATGGACCTGGTCGCCCGTCGCGAATCGAACTACAACGCCGGCGCGGTCAACGACTGGGATGCCAACGCCGCGCGGGGCACCCCCAGCAAGGGCGCCTGGCAATTCATCGAACCCACCTTCGCCGCCTATCACCAGCGCGGCACCTCGCGCGACATCCACAACCTGGTCGCGCAGGCGTGCGCGTTCATCAACTATGCGATGGGCCGTTACGGGGTTGCCGCCGACGCGTCGAATCTCGCCGATCGGATTCAGCAGGCCGATCCTCGCCGATCACCCAAGGGGTACTGA
- a CDS encoding DUF5631 domain-containing protein produces the protein MPSEPHSSGSDQALSNGSPGVGAAGFPGRPHTDAGVVPPSAGGPGVGGAGLPGPTAPASPAPAGAPSFSAASGTVPSGVPGVHGAPAAMAPSGLGLGQGGQPNLAQSFASGLATGQATGPGGQAFSANALQAMETGAPQTPAGTPPVAPTVPSAGAFIAATPPVDAPPAAASAPSAAGGAAPVAPAVMTGGSWSSAATGGPSVPSGSLPAYGSDLRPPVVAAPSVPSAPTGPVSGAPVAPSPASSPSAGGTLVSPVERSAASAAAGQAGAGSSTLANASAVSATAGATAGAASSRAAEQQRLQRLVDAVARQEPRLSWAAGLRDDGTTTLVTDLASGWIPPHLRLPAHVTLLEPAARRHDANVVDLLGAVTVAAAHHANTYVAEPGSDEPTLSGDRPARSAAPQIDELGPTLVDAVRRRDGLPRIAQAVAAPAVRKTGVLESEIRMLRECTAEIQHAVLTAYPHHDPAAVGDWMLLAAIQALIDGHEYLAHYHLAWFQAINHRAGS, from the coding sequence ATGCCGAGCGAGCCGCACTCCAGCGGAAGCGATCAAGCGCTCTCGAACGGAAGTCCAGGGGTCGGGGCTGCCGGCTTCCCCGGACGACCACACACGGACGCAGGCGTCGTGCCGCCGTCGGCGGGTGGGCCAGGAGTGGGTGGTGCGGGCCTGCCCGGCCCGACGGCACCAGCATCACCGGCGCCCGCTGGGGCCCCGTCGTTCTCCGCCGCCTCGGGAACTGTCCCGTCGGGCGTCCCTGGCGTACACGGCGCGCCTGCGGCGATGGCGCCGTCGGGGCTAGGCCTCGGCCAGGGCGGGCAGCCCAACCTGGCGCAATCGTTCGCCTCTGGGTTGGCGACCGGCCAGGCGACGGGGCCTGGCGGACAAGCCTTTTCGGCGAACGCGCTGCAAGCGATGGAGACGGGGGCGCCGCAAACCCCGGCGGGCACACCGCCGGTAGCGCCGACCGTCCCCAGCGCCGGCGCCTTCATCGCGGCAACGCCTCCCGTCGACGCGCCGCCGGCCGCCGCGTCGGCCCCGTCGGCCGCAGGCGGCGCCGCTCCGGTCGCACCGGCGGTCATGACGGGCGGCTCGTGGTCGTCCGCGGCGACCGGCGGGCCGTCGGTCCCCTCCGGATCTTTGCCCGCCTACGGTTCCGATCTACGCCCACCGGTCGTGGCGGCGCCATCGGTGCCGTCCGCCCCCACCGGCCCGGTCTCCGGCGCGCCGGTGGCCCCCTCGCCGGCATCGTCGCCATCGGCGGGCGGCACGCTGGTCTCCCCGGTGGAGCGCAGCGCCGCGTCGGCCGCGGCCGGCCAGGCCGGCGCGGGCTCCTCGACGCTGGCGAACGCATCGGCGGTATCGGCGACCGCGGGCGCGACCGCCGGCGCCGCATCCAGTCGGGCGGCCGAACAGCAGCGGCTGCAGCGACTCGTCGACGCGGTAGCCCGGCAGGAACCCCGCCTGTCCTGGGCGGCGGGGCTGCGCGACGACGGCACCACCACGCTTGTCACCGACCTAGCGAGTGGGTGGATTCCACCGCACCTCCGGCTGCCCGCCCACGTAACCTTGCTCGAGCCGGCCGCCCGCCGCCACGACGCCAACGTGGTGGACCTGCTCGGCGCGGTCACGGTCGCGGCCGCCCATCACGCCAATACCTATGTGGCCGAACCGGGTTCGGACGAGCCGACACTCAGCGGCGATCGGCCGGCCCGGTCGGCCGCACCGCAGATAGACGAGCTGGGCCCCACCCTGGTGGACGCCGTCCGCCGTCGCGACGGCCTGCCGCGCATCGCCCAGGCGGTCGCGGCACCGGCGGTGCGGAAGACGGGTGTGCTGGAAAGCGAAATCCGGATGCTGCGCGAATGCACCGCCGAAATTCAACACGCGGTATTAACGGCATATCCCCATCACGACCCTGCGGCCGTCGGAGACTGGATGCTTTTGGCGGCCATCCAGGCGTTGATCGACGGCCACGAGTACCTCGCGCACTATCACCTGGCCTGGTTCCAGGCAATCAACCACCGCGCCGGCTCGTAG